The Terriglobus roseus sequence CGAGTTCGTGACCTCGCGTGTACCGGCACCGATGTAGTTCGCGCCCGGAGGCGTACCGCTGTAGCTCGTCTTCGGTCCAACAATGATGCTTGGGTTAGTTGATGCCAGTTCCATGACGCGGCGGCTGGCCATCGGCAGATTCTCGACCTGCTTGCTCGTCAGTGTCTCGCCGACCAGCGCGTCATCCGTCGAAAGCGCAGGAGTTTCAGCTGTAACCGTGATTTCCGTACTAGAAGAGCCGACTTTCAGCGTTACATCGGTACGCGCCGCCATGTTCAACAGCACTTCAGTACCACGGCTCGTCACATGCGAATAGCCACTTTGCTCAACGCTGACGTCATAGCTGCCCGGTTGCACAAACTGAATCTGATAGAAGCCCTGTTCATTGGTCGTGCCGGCGTACTTAACTTTTGTCGCTGTATTCACAGCCGTGACATGTGCACCAGCTACAACTGCACCAGTGGTATCTGTGATAGTTCCTACAAGGGACGTATTGTTCGCGACCTGCGCAGACATCACGGCAGGAAGAACGATCGGGGCAAGGTAAAGAAGAGGCTTCTTCAATGGGGCTCCTGGTCGAACTGGATATGCATACAGGCGATGAAGGCGCGGCGATGCCGCACTCACTCGCGAAACTGGTTGTGCTGATAAACGCATTTCATATGACAGCAGCCTTTGGCGCATCGGCCAAATTGCGCAACGATGCCTAAGTCAAATGACCTAGGAGCGGCTGTTGGTTTCCATGGATGGAAGTTCTAAGCCCCGTCCAGATGGACGAGTCCGCGCTGAAGCGCAAAGATGGTTGCCTGTGTGCGGTCACGGGCGCCGACCTTGTCGAGCACCGCGCTCACATGGATCCGAACCGTCTTCTCCGCAATGTGCAACTCTTCCGCAATCTCGCGGTTGGAGCGGCCTCGCGTAATGCAGGTCAGCACTTCGGCTTCGCGCGGGGTGAGATCGGTTGCAGGGATGCGTTCCGCCAGACGGTTGAGAACTGCCGACGGAATGTAACGAAGATCGCGCCCCACAGCCTCAATCGCATTCAGGACTTCATCGCCACTTGCGTCTTTGGTCAGGTAACCAAGCGCCCCGCCCCGCAGTGCGCGGTAGATATCCTCACTCCCCTGGTAGGACGACAGCACGATGCACCGTGCCTGCGGAAACTCTTTGCGGATTGTGGTGAGGACCTCAAAGCCGCTCATCCTGGGCAGTCGCAGATCCAGCAAGACGATGTCTGGCAGAAGCTCACGGTACATCGCAACGCCCTGCTCGCCATCGACGGCTTGCCCCACAATCTGGAGACCGGGCTGCATCGACAAGACGCTGTTGAGCGCCATGCGAGCCAGGAAGTGATCCTCTACCAGCAGGATTCGTGTGAGCTTCGTCATCAGGATCAAAGTATCAGAAAGCGGGTCACCACATGGCTGCCGAGAGTGCGTTCCGTTGCGGCACCGCTCTCGCGTCAGCCGTGGAAAACGGAACCCGCACAACGATCTCGGTGCCTCCACGCGGCGTGGATCGCACAGCGAAATCCCCGCCCAGTTTGCGTGCCCGCTCTTCCATCACCATCATGCCGAAGTGTCCGCTCTTGCCGGTGATGCGCCCCGGCTGGAAGCCGCATCCATCGTCCTTTACTTCCAAGCGGACCTCCCCTTTGCTGAACACCAGTTGCACGTCGATCCGCTGCGGCGAAGCGTGCCGAAGCGCATTCGAGATGGCTTCCTGCCCGATGCAGACCAGGTGGTGCACCGAGCCCGGTGGCAACATGAGCTCCGTTCCGTCTACATGAAGCTCCACATGAATACTGTGTTCGCGGTAGTGCGCATCAATGGCGCGGGACAGCGCGTGCGACAGAACGCCCGAGACTTCCTGCGAGTCGCGCAAATCCCAGATGATGCGACGTGCCTCGGCCTGGCAGTGCAACACCATGCTGTGCGCCAGTTCACACGACTGAACCGCCGCAGCTGGGTCGGTGCCGTCCACCAGCCGTTTGGCTGTAGCCTCCACCTGCCATGCCACTGCCGCGAAGCCAGCCATCAGGGTGTCATGGCACTCGCGAGCGATACGATTGCGCTCTTCCACAACGACTGCCAGCGATGCGCGAACGCGGCTGATGCGCCGCCGATACCAGACCACGGCAGCCATACCGCATAAGAGCAATGCGGCGACCATGAAATACCACGTGGCATACAAATGAGGCATCTGCCGCACGCTTAGGGACGACGACGATGAGATCCAGTCGGTGCCACTCTTGCGCGCCTGCACTTCAAAGCGGTACCGCCCTGAAGGCAGATGCTGGTAGTGCGCCACGCGCGAATGGGTTGTGGTCCATTCGCTGTCATAACCAGCCAGCCGGTAACGGAATTCGATTTGCCCCGGGTTCGAAAGCTCGCGTGCGTCGTAGAAGATACGCAGATCTGTCTGTCCTGGCTTGAGCACCAGCGAGTCGTCACTCTGCAGCGGCTCCATCTCACCACTGGCTACGGGACTCCATCCTTCGATCGACGCCGCGGCAACACGTGGGCCTGCATCTTCCGCAACTGCTGTTGTGTGAACGAATCCGCGTGTCGTCGCAAACCACAAGGTCCCATCAGCCATACGCGTTGCCGCAGGCTGCGAGGGCCCGCTGCAATCGCTGGATCGCATACCGTCGGCCTTGCCAAAGAGGACGACGTCCGGAACCGTTCCGTGGTGATGTATGGCGCGCACCATCTGGGCACGCGACACGCGAAGAATTCCGCGCGACGTGCCGAACCACAGGTGCCCATCGAAGTCCTCCAGGCCACTGTAGATCGGGAGGCTACCCAGGTCCCCGCCTACGTGCAGCGCCTCCACACGGTTTTCCCGAAGTTGCCCAATGCCGCCTCGTCGCGAGCCTACCCAGACATTCCCCGCCAAATCGTGCGAGAGGGAGAGCACATAGGGGTGTGGCAGACCCTCGATAGCCGTTACCGTTTCACCGCGCACGCGGAACAGACCTTCGCTGGTGCCAACGAGGACGCTCCCATCCTGATCCCGTAACAAGCAGGTGATGAGCTTGTTTTCCAGCAGGCGCGTGCTCTGCCCTTTGCCTGGCTCTCCAGAGGCGAAGCGAAAGATGCCCGTATAGGTACCGATCCATAGCTCACCTTCCTGTGAGTAAAGCAGCGCACTCACAGCGTTCACGGGTGATTCGATCCCTAACCGATAGTGCTGCTTTCCTCTGTCTGTCACACGGTAAATCCCGTCAAACCAGGTGCCCACCCATATCTCCCCTGGCTTTCCTTCGGTCAGTGCGCGGATCGGCGTAGAGGGCTGCATCTCAGGCAGCGGCATCGGCACGATGACTTCGCCATGCTTCCGGAACAGACCCTGTCCCCATGACCCGAGCCAGACGTCTCCGCGGCTGTCACCGAAAGCCACCGCTGCGTACCCTACGGCCAATCCTTCCTGTCGTCCGTACGGCGCAAAAGGCGCCTTGCGCCAACGGCTGAGTCCCCCCGTCAGCATGCCGATCCAAAGATTGTCCTCATCGTCGATAAAGAGCGAACGAACCGTCTCGTCCTCAAAGCCTTCATGAGATCCCCAGTGTGCAACCTCGGCTCCAAGCTTTCCGGTGGGGGGGCTATAACGCCAAAGGCCATCATGACGCGTACCCACCCACACATTGCGTCCAGCATCGGTAACCAACTGTGTGACGGGGCTCTTCGTGGCCATCACCTCACGCACCAACGGGTCATTCCCCGACTCGTCCAGAACCTGCAGGAGCGCGTGGTCCGTGCCAATCCATAGAGCCCCTTCGCGATCTCGAAAGAGGGCTGTCGGAGATCCAAACTGCTTCGGTAGTGCCAGCGCCTGCAGCGTTTCATTGTTCCAGCGAAACAGACCACTCGAAGTGATGAAGAGTATTGGCCCCGGCCTGCCGTTCCTCCCAGGCGAGTCCGCGAAGACAACTGTGATGTCACCTGCGATGGTCCCGGTCCCGGGGATGCGTTCCATTCGACCATCGCGAAAACGCTCAATGCCGTTCTGCGTCGCCACCCACAGCATCCCGGTGTGGTCGATCACCATGGTACGAATGCGTTCATGAAGAAAACCGGCCTGCTCGCTTACGTTCACCACGCCGGTCTTGGTCTGGTGCAGAACACCACTGCCGTCTGTGCCTACCCAGAGATCACCGTCCTGACCGGGTAGCATCGCGTTTACCGCTGCGCCATTCACAACAGTCGGGTTCTGAACACTGCTCACCGGTGCAAAACGTTGGCCGTCAAAGGTCAGTACGCCCGAAAACGTCGCCAACAGCAGCTTCCTGTCTGGCCCCTGCGCGATCTGCCGCACATTGCTCTCGGAAAGGCCATCTTCGACCTGCCAGTTCTGTTTCTGGTATTCCGACAGACGCAGTCGCGTCGGAGAATCGTGCGAACGTGTCTGCGAAGGAGGCAAGGGTAAAGAACGTAGCTGTCCAGATGCAAAGCCAATGGACAGGAGCGCCAAGCAGATCGCAGATAAAATCTGCGACTGCAGAGGCCTTGCGCGCTTTAGGATGCTTCTTTTCACGAGTTCCTTCATCTACCAGACCACAAGAGATCAAGCCTCCGCAAGCGTTTGCAGGGCTCGGGGCCTGCTCTCACCTAAGACTATTGCCTTAGACTTGACATGGTCGATGGGCCGATGACAGATACGTAAGCAGGATTGATGATTTGTTTTTCTGCAAGCTAGCCGTA is a genomic window containing:
- a CDS encoding sensor histidine kinase encodes the protein MPPSQTRSHDSPTRLRLSEYQKQNWQVEDGLSESNVRQIAQGPDRKLLLATFSGVLTFDGQRFAPVSSVQNPTVVNGAAVNAMLPGQDGDLWVGTDGSGVLHQTKTGVVNVSEQAGFLHERIRTMVIDHTGMLWVATQNGIERFRDGRMERIPGTGTIAGDITVVFADSPGRNGRPGPILFITSSGLFRWNNETLQALALPKQFGSPTALFRDREGALWIGTDHALLQVLDESGNDPLVREVMATKSPVTQLVTDAGRNVWVGTRHDGLWRYSPPTGKLGAEVAHWGSHEGFEDETVRSLFIDDEDNLWIGMLTGGLSRWRKAPFAPYGRQEGLAVGYAAVAFGDSRGDVWLGSWGQGLFRKHGEVIVPMPLPEMQPSTPIRALTEGKPGEIWVGTWFDGIYRVTDRGKQHYRLGIESPVNAVSALLYSQEGELWIGTYTGIFRFASGEPGKGQSTRLLENKLITCLLRDQDGSVLVGTSEGLFRVRGETVTAIEGLPHPYVLSLSHDLAGNVWVGSRRGGIGQLRENRVEALHVGGDLGSLPIYSGLEDFDGHLWFGTSRGILRVSRAQMVRAIHHHGTVPDVVLFGKADGMRSSDCSGPSQPAATRMADGTLWFATTRGFVHTTAVAEDAGPRVAAASIEGWSPVASGEMEPLQSDDSLVLKPGQTDLRIFYDARELSNPGQIEFRYRLAGYDSEWTTTHSRVAHYQHLPSGRYRFEVQARKSGTDWISSSSSLSVRQMPHLYATWYFMVAALLLCGMAAVVWYRRRISRVRASLAVVVEERNRIARECHDTLMAGFAAVAWQVEATAKRLVDGTDPAAAVQSCELAHSMVLHCQAEARRIIWDLRDSQEVSGVLSHALSRAIDAHYREHSIHVELHVDGTELMLPPGSVHHLVCIGQEAISNALRHASPQRIDVQLVFSKGEVRLEVKDDGCGFQPGRITGKSGHFGMMVMEERARKLGGDFAVRSTPRGGTEIVVRVPFSTADARAVPQRNALSAAMW
- a CDS encoding response regulator; this encodes MTKLTRILLVEDHFLARMALNSVLSMQPGLQIVGQAVDGEQGVAMYRELLPDIVLLDLRLPRMSGFEVLTTIRKEFPQARCIVLSSYQGSEDIYRALRGGALGYLTKDASGDEVLNAIEAVGRDLRYIPSAVLNRLAERIPATDLTPREAEVLTCITRGRSNREIAEELHIAEKTVRIHVSAVLDKVGARDRTQATIFALQRGLVHLDGA